The following are encoded in a window of Ferribacterium limneticum genomic DNA:
- a CDS encoding complex I NDUFA9 subunit family protein has translation MDIKKVLLLGGSGFVGTYIVNRLSQRGIEVTVPTRRRERTKALIMQPGVSMPEADIHCEKTLSELMCGHDAVINLVGVLHSRDVVLPYSRDFAEAHVELPKKIIAACKATGVRRLVHMSALNADPKGPSEYLRSKGDGEAIVRAAQGELDVTIFRPSVIFGLGDSFLSMFASILKKVPFFPLGFGHARFQPVWAADVADAFVDCLNDVATYGQTYELVGPKTYTLRELVDYTKELAGSTATIVPLSEGWAYLQAGLMWLAPSPMLSPDNLRSMEKDSVAEAGSKQPANWRPTALEAIAPTYIALNTPKGKLDGFRYRAGR, from the coding sequence ATGGACATCAAGAAGGTCTTGCTGCTGGGGGGTAGCGGTTTCGTCGGTACCTATATCGTCAACCGTCTGTCGCAGCGCGGCATCGAAGTCACCGTACCGACGCGTCGCCGCGAACGCACCAAGGCGCTGATCATGCAGCCGGGCGTCAGCATGCCGGAAGCCGACATCCACTGCGAAAAGACCCTGAGCGAACTGATGTGTGGCCACGACGCCGTGATCAACCTGGTCGGCGTCCTCCACAGCCGCGACGTCGTCCTGCCCTACAGCCGCGATTTCGCCGAAGCCCACGTCGAACTGCCGAAAAAGATCATTGCCGCCTGCAAGGCCACCGGTGTCCGCCGTCTGGTACACATGAGCGCCCTCAACGCCGACCCCAAGGGGCCGTCCGAATACCTGCGCTCGAAGGGCGACGGTGAAGCCATCGTGCGCGCTGCCCAGGGTGAGCTGGACGTCACCATCTTCCGCCCGTCGGTCATCTTCGGGCTCGGCGACTCTTTCCTGTCGATGTTTGCCAGCATTTTGAAGAAAGTCCCGTTCTTCCCGCTCGGTTTCGGTCATGCCCGCTTCCAGCCGGTGTGGGCTGCCGATGTTGCCGATGCCTTCGTCGATTGCCTGAACGACGTCGCCACCTACGGCCAGACCTACGAACTGGTCGGTCCGAAGACCTACACGCTGCGTGAACTGGTCGACTACACCAAGGAACTGGCCGGCAGCACGGCCACCATCGTTCCCTTGTCCGAAGGCTGGGCTTACCTGCAGGCCGGCCTGATGTGGCTGGCCCCGAGCCCGATGCTGTCGCCGGACAACCTGCGCTCGATGGAAAAGGACAGCGTCGCCGAAGCCGGCAGCAAGCAGCCAGCCAACTGGCGCCCAACGGCGCTGGAAGCCATCGCGCCGACCTACATCGCGCTCAACACACCAAAGGGCAAGCTCGACGGCTTCCGCTATCGCGCCGGTCGCTGA
- a CDS encoding lytic transglycosylase domain-containing protein: protein MKFRLILIALALPFSVLAQSNGDAAFLTARDAFRVGDINKLERASSQLGNHELAVYAESYQLRMWMEKGDPNNIRDFLHRNEGSYVAEKLRADWIRWLGKRLTWNEVDAEFPKMLAPEPDVVCYSQQARLARDDRKVLAEAEKLWLTMLEPSEPCRQVMDALVVNQRITADEVWARARRQVEANRPSWAKTTLNYLPESQIPDSKAFDSAINSAMSYLVRQPGNWSASRAGRELAAFAISRLATNDPRIAADELEKIKGKLHDNERQWAWSQIALQGAKKHLGETVDWFANAGKAPLSEEGAQWKVRAALRAQEWGVVRDTIEAMPAELAAKPDWIYWLGRALKSGGRTTEADALFEKIAGQTNFYGNLADEELDRKIALPPKAKETTAEEHKAALDNPGIRRALAFFRLALRTEGVKEWNWSLRGMDDRELLAVANLAKRNQIWDRAINTADKTRNEHDFSLRFLAPYGETVRPAAQNQSLDDAWVYGLMRQESRFITNAKSNVGASGLMQLMPATAKWVAKKIGLRDFSHGRVNDTETNVLLGTSYMRLVMENLDNHPVLASAAYNAGPGRAKKWRADRPLEGAIYAETIPFSETRDYVKKVMSNSVYYSAQFNGKTDSLKTRLGVVGARTSDSMKDADLP, encoded by the coding sequence ATGAAGTTTCGCCTCATTCTCATCGCCCTCGCGCTCCCGTTTTCCGTCCTTGCCCAGAGCAACGGCGACGCTGCTTTCCTGACCGCCCGCGACGCTTTCCGGGTTGGCGACATCAACAAGCTGGAGCGCGCCAGCAGCCAGCTCGGCAACCATGAACTGGCCGTGTACGCCGAGAGCTACCAGCTACGCATGTGGATGGAAAAGGGTGACCCGAACAATATCCGCGACTTCCTGCACCGCAACGAAGGCAGCTACGTCGCCGAAAAGCTGCGCGCCGACTGGATACGCTGGCTCGGCAAGCGTTTGACGTGGAACGAAGTGGATGCCGAATTCCCCAAAATGCTCGCCCCGGAGCCGGATGTCGTCTGCTACAGCCAGCAGGCCCGCCTTGCCCGCGACGACCGCAAGGTACTCGCCGAGGCCGAAAAGCTGTGGCTGACCATGCTCGAACCGTCGGAACCCTGCCGCCAGGTCATGGACGCGCTGGTCGTCAATCAGCGCATTACAGCCGATGAAGTCTGGGCGCGTGCCCGCCGCCAGGTCGAAGCCAATCGCCCAAGCTGGGCCAAAACCACGCTGAATTACCTGCCGGAAAGCCAGATACCGGACAGCAAGGCTTTCGACAGCGCCATCAACAGCGCCATGAGCTACCTCGTCCGCCAACCGGGCAACTGGTCGGCCAGCCGGGCCGGGCGCGAACTGGCCGCTTTCGCCATCTCGCGCCTAGCCACCAACGACCCGCGCATCGCCGCCGACGAGCTGGAAAAGATCAAGGGCAAACTGCACGACAACGAACGCCAGTGGGCATGGAGCCAGATTGCCCTGCAGGGCGCCAAGAAACACCTGGGCGAAACGGTGGACTGGTTCGCCAATGCCGGCAAGGCCCCGTTGTCGGAAGAAGGTGCCCAGTGGAAGGTCCGTGCTGCCCTGCGCGCCCAGGAGTGGGGCGTCGTCCGCGACACCATTGAGGCCATGCCGGCCGAACTCGCCGCCAAGCCGGACTGGATCTACTGGCTCGGCCGCGCCCTCAAATCCGGCGGACGGACAACAGAAGCCGACGCATTGTTCGAAAAAATCGCCGGCCAAACCAATTTCTACGGCAATCTGGCCGACGAAGAACTTGACCGCAAGATAGCGCTGCCCCCCAAGGCCAAGGAAACAACCGCCGAGGAACATAAAGCCGCCCTCGACAACCCGGGCATCCGCCGCGCCCTGGCATTCTTCCGTCTCGCCCTGCGCACCGAAGGGGTCAAGGAATGGAACTGGTCGCTGCGCGGCATGGACGACCGTGAGCTGCTCGCTGTCGCCAATCTCGCCAAGCGCAACCAGATCTGGGACCGGGCCATCAACACCGCCGACAAGACCCGCAACGAACACGATTTCTCGCTGCGCTTCCTCGCCCCCTACGGCGAGACAGTGCGCCCGGCCGCCCAGAATCAGTCGCTCGACGACGCCTGGGTGTACGGCCTGATGCGTCAGGAAAGTCGTTTCATCACCAACGCCAAGTCGAATGTTGGCGCCTCCGGCCTCATGCAGCTCATGCCAGCTACCGCCAAATGGGTGGCCAAGAAAATCGGCCTGCGCGACTTCAGCCACGGTCGCGTCAACGACACCGAAACCAACGTCCTGCTTGGCACCAGCTACATGCGCCTGGTCATGGAAAACCTTGATAACCACCCGGTCCTCGCTTCTGCCGCGTACAACGCCGGCCCCGGCCGGGCCAAGAAATGGCGCGCCGACCGGCCGCTCGAAGGCGCCATCTACGCCGAGACCATCCCGTTCAGTGAAACGCGCGATTACGTCAAAAAAGTGATGAGCAATTCGGTCTATTATTCGGCCCAGTTCAACGGCAAGACCGATTCGCTCAAGACCCGCCTCGGCGTCGTCGGCGCCAGGACCAGCGACAGCATGAAAGACGCAGATCTACCCTAG
- a CDS encoding AzlD domain-containing protein, giving the protein MSTTVLLLTMAACGLVTFLIRLSFIAFGHHLPDDPRISAVLRYVPPAILGALIAPEIFMVGGSLSSTPDNPRLWAALVALLVARLTRNVLATIAAGMVALWAIQVCLG; this is encoded by the coding sequence ATGAGCACGACGGTGCTGCTGCTGACCATGGCGGCCTGCGGGCTGGTGACTTTCCTGATCCGGCTGTCGTTCATCGCCTTTGGCCACCATCTGCCGGACGATCCGCGCATTTCGGCCGTCCTGCGCTACGTGCCGCCGGCCATCCTCGGTGCCCTGATCGCGCCGGAGATTTTCATGGTCGGCGGCAGCCTGAGCTCCACGCCAGACAACCCCCGGCTGTGGGCGGCGCTGGTCGCCTTGCTGGTCGCCCGTCTGACGCGCAACGTGCTGGCGACGATTGCGGCGGGGATGGTGGCGTTGTGGGCGATTCAGGTTTGCTTGGGCTGA
- a CDS encoding AzlC family ABC transporter permease encodes MADHSPRAEFLGGVRAELPLLLGVVPFGLIFGVLGLAVGMPGWAVVLSSSLVFGGSSQVVCAQLWGGGTPPPVMVATVGVVNLRHLLYSAAVADYLRDLPWRRKLLLAYLLTDEAFAAAIGRLRDGPATAHRHFFLLGTGFTLWAGWQVATLGGVLLGAAIPEHWSLDFSIALTFIALLVLSVHRRSDAWAAIAAAAVVLPALALPHKLGLLVAAGVGIAFGLFMCRFDRKKP; translated from the coding sequence ATGGCTGACCATTCACCCCGTGCCGAATTTCTCGGCGGTGTTCGCGCCGAGTTGCCCTTGCTGCTCGGCGTGGTGCCATTCGGGCTGATTTTCGGGGTGCTCGGACTGGCCGTGGGCATGCCGGGATGGGCGGTGGTGTTGAGTTCGTCGCTGGTTTTTGGCGGCTCGTCGCAGGTCGTGTGTGCCCAGCTGTGGGGCGGTGGGACGCCGCCGCCGGTCATGGTGGCGACGGTGGGCGTGGTCAATCTGCGTCACCTGCTGTACAGCGCAGCGGTGGCGGATTATTTGCGCGATTTGCCGTGGCGCCGGAAGCTGTTGCTGGCCTATCTGCTGACCGACGAGGCTTTCGCCGCAGCTATCGGCCGCCTGCGCGACGGGCCGGCGACGGCGCATCGCCATTTCTTTTTGCTCGGAACGGGCTTCACGTTGTGGGCTGGCTGGCAGGTGGCTACGCTGGGCGGGGTGCTGCTCGGGGCGGCGATTCCTGAGCACTGGTCGCTGGATTTTTCAATTGCGCTGACTTTTATCGCGCTGCTCGTGCTCTCGGTACATCGGCGCAGCGATGCCTGGGCGGCGATTGCGGCAGCGGCTGTGGTGCTGCCGGCGCTGGCCTTGCCGCACAAGCTGGGCCTGCTGGTGGCGGCCGGGGTGGGCATTGCTTTCGGTTTGTTCATGTGCCGCTTTGACCGGAAAAAGCCATGA
- a CDS encoding 5-formyltetrahydrofolate cyclo-ligase, translated as MVGRRAALSEAEHDGLSARIVEHLLAALPLPRVVAFCWPIKHEPDVRAVVERWTALGAIAALPVVVAEDAALAFRVWTADTPLAPDRYGIPTPMAGDFVQPDLILLPLNGFDGAGYRLGYGGGYFDRTLAVLSPRPLAVGVGFETNRLDSIRPENHDQRLDWIVTEAGSFRVSAA; from the coding sequence ATGGTGGGGCGACGTGCGGCGCTCAGCGAGGCTGAGCATGACGGGCTGTCGGCGCGCATTGTCGAGCATTTGCTGGCTGCTTTGCCGCTGCCTCGTGTCGTCGCTTTTTGCTGGCCGATCAAGCACGAGCCGGATGTCCGGGCGGTGGTTGAACGGTGGACGGCACTCGGCGCAATAGCGGCTCTGCCGGTCGTCGTGGCCGAGGATGCGGCGCTGGCTTTTCGGGTCTGGACGGCGGATACGCCGCTAGCACCTGACCGCTACGGGATTCCAACGCCGATGGCCGGCGATTTCGTGCAGCCCGACCTCATTTTGTTGCCGCTGAACGGTTTTGACGGTGCCGGTTATCGGCTCGGTTACGGCGGCGGCTATTTCGACCGGACGCTGGCCGTGCTCTCCCCTCGCCCGCTGGCCGTTGGCGTCGGCTTCGAGACCAACCGGCTGGACAGCATCCGGCCGGAAAATCACGATCAGCGGCTCGACTGGATCGTTACCGAGGCCGGCAGTTTCAGGGTTTCAGCCGCCTGA
- the cysK gene encoding cysteine synthase A, giving the protein MKIANDVTELVGNTPLVRLNRVTAGCAATVLAKLEFFNPGSSVKDRIAVAMLDAAQAAGKIGPDTVILEPTSGNTGIGLAMVCAARGIKCAFTMPETMSRERKLLLKAYGAELILTPGPDGMGGAINKATELAAADSRYFIPQQFENPANPAVHRSTTAQEIWRDTAGLVDIVVAGVGTGGTVTGVGEALKGMNPKVQIIAIEPDASPVLSGGAKGPHPIQGIGAGFVPAVLNTTIYDEIIRVKNDDALTMARRMATEEGLLVGISSGAASWAAVEVAKRPENAGKNIVVIIPSCGERYLSTVLFQHLEV; this is encoded by the coding sequence ATGAAAATCGCCAACGATGTCACTGAACTGGTCGGCAACACGCCGCTGGTTCGTCTCAACCGCGTTACCGCCGGCTGCGCCGCGACGGTGCTCGCCAAGCTGGAATTCTTCAACCCGGGCAGCAGCGTCAAGGACCGCATCGCGGTGGCCATGCTCGACGCCGCCCAGGCCGCCGGCAAGATCGGCCCCGATACCGTCATCCTTGAGCCAACGTCGGGCAACACCGGCATCGGCCTGGCCATGGTCTGCGCAGCGCGCGGCATCAAATGCGCTTTCACGATGCCGGAAACGATGAGCCGCGAACGCAAGCTACTGCTCAAGGCCTACGGCGCCGAGCTGATCCTGACACCCGGCCCGGACGGGATGGGCGGCGCGATCAACAAGGCAACCGAACTGGCCGCCGCCGACAGCCGCTATTTCATCCCGCAGCAATTTGAAAACCCGGCCAATCCGGCCGTGCACCGCAGCACCACGGCCCAGGAAATCTGGCGTGACACAGCCGGGCTGGTCGACATCGTCGTCGCCGGTGTCGGCACCGGCGGCACGGTGACCGGGGTTGGCGAGGCACTGAAGGGCATGAACCCGAAAGTGCAGATCATCGCCATCGAACCCGACGCTTCGCCCGTGCTGTCCGGCGGCGCCAAGGGGCCGCACCCGATTCAGGGCATCGGTGCCGGCTTCGTCCCGGCCGTGCTCAATACGACGATCTACGACGAGATAATCCGCGTCAAGAACGACGACGCGCTGACCATGGCCCGCCGCATGGCGACTGAAGAGGGCCTGCTCGTCGGCATTTCTTCCGGGGCCGCCAGCTGGGCCGCGGTGGAAGTCGCCAAACGCCCGGAGAATGCCGGCAAGAATATCGTCGTCATCATCCCGTCCTGTGGCGAGCGCTACCTGTCGACCGTGCTCTTTCAGCATTTAGAAGTTTGA
- a CDS encoding multifunctional CCA addition/repair protein yields MQIFIVGGAVRDELLGRPNADRDYVVVGATPEALLKQGFRPVGKDFPVFLHPKTQEEYALARTERKSGHGYHGFTFHAAPNVTLEEDLARRDLTINAMAKAADGTLIDPFHGQPDLSAKILRHVGPAFAEDPVRILRIARFAARFSDFTVAPETLALMRDMVASGEVDHLVAERVWQELAKGLMEDKPSRMFEVLRDCGALARLLPELDALFGVPQRADYHPEIDTGIHTMMVVDQSAKRGFALPVRFAALTHDLGKGTTPADILPRHIGHEERSVTLSEKLCARLRVPSDCRDLALLMARYHGNVHRAADLKASTIVTLFEKTDALRRPERFQQLLDACLCDYTGRLGWENRPYDSPRYLLAALAAVNAVEAGKIALACTDKAKIPERIYTARVNALKILLNDSGEQPEQ; encoded by the coding sequence GTGCAGATATTCATCGTTGGCGGCGCGGTCCGCGATGAACTGCTCGGCCGGCCCAATGCCGACCGCGATTACGTCGTCGTCGGTGCCACCCCGGAAGCTCTGCTCAAGCAGGGGTTCCGACCGGTCGGCAAGGATTTCCCGGTATTCCTCCACCCGAAGACCCAGGAGGAATACGCGCTGGCCCGCACCGAACGCAAGTCCGGACACGGCTACCACGGCTTCACGTTTCATGCCGCACCGAACGTCACGCTGGAAGAAGATCTCGCCCGTCGCGACCTGACCATCAATGCCATGGCCAAAGCCGCCGATGGCACGTTGATTGACCCTTTCCACGGTCAACCGGATTTATCGGCCAAAATCCTAAGGCATGTCGGCCCGGCCTTTGCCGAAGACCCGGTGCGTATTCTGCGCATCGCCCGCTTTGCCGCGCGCTTCAGCGATTTTACGGTCGCCCCGGAAACGCTGGCCCTGATGCGCGACATGGTGGCCAGCGGTGAAGTCGATCACCTGGTCGCCGAACGAGTCTGGCAGGAACTGGCCAAGGGCCTGATGGAAGACAAGCCGTCACGGATGTTCGAAGTCCTGCGCGACTGCGGCGCCCTGGCCCGCTTGCTGCCCGAGCTCGATGCTTTGTTCGGCGTGCCGCAACGCGCCGATTACCATCCTGAAATAGACACCGGCATCCACACCATGATGGTCGTCGACCAGTCGGCGAAACGCGGCTTCGCCTTGCCCGTGCGCTTTGCCGCGCTGACCCACGATCTTGGCAAGGGCACGACGCCGGCCGACATCCTGCCGCGCCATATCGGCCACGAAGAGCGCAGCGTGACCCTGAGCGAAAAACTGTGCGCCCGCCTGCGCGTGCCGAGCGACTGTCGCGACCTCGCCCTGCTCATGGCGCGCTATCACGGCAACGTCCATCGCGCTGCCGACCTCAAGGCCAGCACCATCGTCACGTTGTTCGAAAAAACCGATGCGCTGCGCCGGCCGGAACGTTTCCAGCAACTGCTCGATGCCTGCCTGTGCGATTACACCGGCCGGCTGGGCTGGGAAAATCGCCCCTACGACAGCCCGCGCTATCTGCTTGCGGCACTCGCTGCGGTCAACGCCGTCGAAGCAGGAAAAATCGCGCTGGCCTGCACCGACAAGGCGAAAATTCCCGAACGCATTTACACGGCACGGGTCAACGCGCTCAAAATTTTGTTAAATGACTCGGGAGAGCAGCCAGAGCAATAA
- a CDS encoding MalY/PatB family protein: protein MSNFDTPIDRRHSDSIKWSKYAGRDVLPLWVADMDFAAPPAVIETLHRRIEHGVFGYGGPWPSLTESVLAHLEGEYQWRIEAEWIVWLPGLVTGLNVACRAVDGEVLTATPIYPPFLSAPHFSGRKLNRAELACTDDGWRFDQAALQAALTPATELFLLCHPHNPVGRCWNRDELLELAALAEAHDLIVCSDEIHCGLILDAGKRHIPFASLSPEAAKRSITLMAPSKTFNIPGLGCAFAVIPDASLRRRFEHAMHGIVPHVNVLGLAACEAAYRDSADWHRELIAYLRTNRDLVTATVNREKGPKMKSVEATYLAWIDVRELGLGNPAAHFEAHGLGLSDGADFGAPGWLRLNFGCPRSTLEEALKRFSTACRAA, encoded by the coding sequence TTGAGTAACTTCGACACCCCGATCGACCGGCGTCACTCCGACTCCATCAAATGGAGCAAGTACGCCGGTCGCGATGTCCTGCCTCTGTGGGTCGCGGACATGGATTTCGCTGCGCCGCCGGCCGTCATCGAAACCCTGCACCGGCGTATCGAGCACGGCGTTTTCGGCTACGGCGGGCCGTGGCCATCGCTCACTGAGTCAGTACTCGCTCACCTTGAAGGTGAATACCAGTGGCGTATTGAAGCCGAATGGATCGTCTGGCTGCCAGGGCTGGTCACCGGGCTCAACGTCGCCTGTCGGGCCGTCGATGGCGAGGTTTTGACGGCCACGCCGATCTATCCGCCCTTCCTCTCCGCACCGCATTTCTCCGGCCGTAAACTGAACCGCGCCGAACTGGCCTGCACCGACGACGGCTGGCGTTTTGACCAAGCTGCCTTGCAGGCTGCGCTGACGCCAGCCACCGAGCTTTTCCTGCTCTGCCACCCGCACAACCCGGTCGGCCGCTGCTGGAACCGCGACGAACTGCTCGAACTGGCCGCCCTGGCCGAAGCCCATGACCTCATCGTCTGCTCCGACGAAATCCACTGCGGCCTGATCCTCGACGCCGGCAAACGCCACATCCCCTTCGCCAGCCTGTCACCAGAGGCCGCCAAGCGCAGCATCACGCTCATGGCGCCGTCGAAGACCTTCAACATCCCCGGCCTCGGCTGCGCTTTCGCGGTCATTCCCGACGCCAGCCTGCGCCGCCGCTTCGAGCACGCCATGCACGGCATCGTCCCGCACGTAAACGTGCTCGGGCTGGCCGCCTGCGAAGCGGCCTACCGCGACAGCGCCGACTGGCACCGCGAATTGATCGCCTACCTGCGCACCAACCGCGATCTGGTGACTGCTACGGTCAACCGGGAAAAAGGGCCAAAAATGAAATCAGTCGAGGCCACTTATCTGGCCTGGATCGATGTCCGCGAACTCGGGCTGGGCAACCCGGCCGCGCATTTCGAAGCGCACGGCCTCGGCCTCTCCGACGGCGCCGATTTCGGTGCGCCGGGCTGGCTACGCCTCAACTTCGGCTGCCCGCGCAGCACGCTGGAAGAAGCGCTCAAGCGTTTCAGCACCGCCTGCCGGGCCGCATGA
- a CDS encoding EAL domain-containing protein: MPLTDLIRYFNVADNSGESTLYPDGARAAAWHHGLRLGSLFQPIVDLQLGRVVGHQAILVARREDGSAVSAADAYAACETAESVVHFDRQCRTLHALNFLAQGQHTGGYLQMVVHPRHLLAVQNQHGLVYEAILKRCGLAPDDIVLQIDASLIGHHPRLAEALANYRQRGYRLALAGAIAEADVLALKPDIQQIQPGYADSLLESAHRASIRLELTGIESAGQAAAARAAGFDLGQGSLLGPPAADCRPTHDKRRLAYNHLSPSGAFP, from the coding sequence ATGCCGCTGACCGACCTGATTCGCTATTTCAATGTCGCCGACAATTCCGGCGAGAGCACGCTATATCCCGATGGGGCACGGGCGGCTGCCTGGCATCATGGCTTGCGGCTGGGTTCCCTGTTCCAGCCGATTGTCGATTTGCAGCTGGGCAGGGTGGTCGGCCATCAGGCCATTCTTGTCGCGCGTCGGGAGGATGGCAGCGCGGTGAGCGCGGCGGATGCCTATGCGGCGTGCGAGACGGCGGAATCGGTGGTCCACTTCGACCGCCAGTGCCGGACCTTGCATGCGCTGAATTTTCTCGCTCAAGGCCAGCACACCGGCGGCTATCTGCAGATGGTGGTGCATCCGCGCCACCTGCTGGCCGTGCAAAACCAGCACGGACTGGTTTATGAGGCGATCTTGAAACGTTGCGGGCTGGCGCCGGACGATATCGTGCTGCAGATCGACGCCTCGCTCATCGGTCATCACCCCCGACTGGCCGAGGCGCTGGCCAATTATCGCCAGCGTGGTTATCGACTGGCGCTGGCCGGAGCCATCGCGGAGGCCGATGTGCTGGCCCTGAAGCCGGACATCCAGCAGATTCAGCCGGGATACGCTGACAGCCTGCTCGAATCGGCGCATCGGGCCAGTATCCGCCTCGAACTGACCGGCATCGAGTCGGCCGGTCAGGCCGCGGCGGCGCGCGCCGCTGGCTTCGATCTCGGCCAAGGCAGCCTGTTGGGCCCACCCGCAGCTGACTGCCGCCCCACCCACGACAAGCGCAGACTCGCCTACAATCACTTATCCCCTTCCGGAGCCTTCCCATGA
- a CDS encoding DUF1631 family protein, with protein sequence MAVQSDSFHLLSDIRALFLKHLGALLQDSGLLSAPAIQAIQDGAGAYFDEMASTNRRGTFAEEASGLTSSRITLVGEEDLELGIRLDNMSARLFERTGGSLWRTHLRFVTLLRRPDLPNSANPIGPKGIAQGLNTMFDAAGAFAIDKKLELLDRIEACLLEGLPALYAEVNDFMDRGGVEAAQPSIIGSQEGPASPESPATQANALLALQQRLLASVPGAAEMPQVQAGGGAAASLLNQATLERLIERLNELDRRDTFGQKFAPTQTGGGMIPALFTPDGDFTSQPKVLKSAQLGIPTTANEGLAIDTLAMIFEAIFANPALPDALKAVISSLQITLLKVAMKDSSLFADAQHPARLVVDRMGQAILGLPTDVPARHPVCARLFDIATLLRSESSADKAAFATALAELDALLAERNASFAAATTPYLPLIEQLDRKDEAAQGVRLALEKFIATNPPAAIRTFLEQSWSRLLQTIWLEEGEQGAAWQEGLAVIDDLLWTIQPKADPDERKTLARRLPEILKRLRAGMARIGLSAEAESAFLDECFELQTRALRAVPAAASPEAAAAELFPSGVSAPAGMPVSGKLEVDQRVLATLDFADYRPAPSRALPVKVGDWLEIPLADGSQGIGRLCHISPSKRRVLFLNPESGLALAVHPAILERQLRDGEARISPLSTLFETAAGVALQQSAGR encoded by the coding sequence ATGGCAGTGCAGTCCGACTCATTCCATCTCCTGAGCGATATCCGGGCTCTTTTCCTCAAGCACCTCGGTGCCTTGCTGCAGGATAGCGGTTTGCTCTCCGCCCCGGCCATCCAGGCTATTCAGGACGGTGCTGGCGCCTATTTCGACGAAATGGCCTCGACCAACCGGCGCGGCACATTTGCCGAGGAGGCCAGCGGACTGACCTCATCACGCATCACGCTGGTCGGCGAAGAGGATCTCGAACTCGGCATCCGCCTCGACAACATGAGTGCCCGGCTGTTCGAGCGGACCGGCGGCAGCCTGTGGCGAACCCATCTGCGCTTCGTCACCCTGCTCAGGCGGCCCGACCTGCCGAATAGCGCCAACCCAATCGGCCCCAAAGGCATCGCCCAGGGCCTCAACACCATGTTCGACGCAGCCGGCGCCTTCGCCATCGACAAGAAGCTGGAATTGCTCGACCGCATCGAAGCCTGTCTGCTCGAAGGATTACCGGCGCTCTACGCCGAAGTAAACGACTTCATGGATCGTGGTGGTGTCGAGGCCGCCCAGCCGAGCATCATCGGCAGCCAGGAAGGACCGGCGAGCCCAGAATCGCCGGCCACTCAGGCCAATGCCTTGCTTGCCCTGCAGCAAAGGCTGCTTGCCAGCGTGCCCGGTGCGGCCGAAATGCCGCAGGTGCAGGCCGGCGGTGGTGCAGCGGCATCGCTGCTCAACCAGGCCACCCTCGAACGCCTGATCGAGCGGCTCAACGAACTCGATCGCCGGGACACTTTCGGGCAAAAATTCGCACCGACCCAGACGGGGGGCGGCATGATCCCGGCGCTGTTCACACCCGACGGCGACTTCACCAGCCAGCCCAAGGTCCTCAAGTCTGCCCAGCTCGGCATTCCGACCACGGCCAACGAGGGCCTGGCCATTGACACGCTGGCCATGATCTTCGAGGCCATCTTCGCCAACCCTGCCTTGCCGGATGCCCTCAAAGCCGTCATCTCGAGCCTGCAGATCACGCTGCTCAAGGTGGCGATGAAGGACAGCTCGCTGTTTGCCGATGCCCAACACCCGGCGCGACTGGTCGTCGACCGCATGGGACAGGCCATTCTTGGCCTGCCGACCGATGTTCCCGCCCGCCACCCGGTCTGCGCCCGCCTGTTCGACATCGCCACCCTACTGCGCAGCGAAAGCAGCGCCGACAAGGCCGCCTTCGCGACGGCGCTGGCCGAACTCGACGCGCTGCTGGCCGAACGCAACGCCAGCTTTGCTGCAGCGACGACGCCCTATCTCCCCCTGATCGAGCAGCTTGACCGCAAGGACGAGGCCGCCCAAGGCGTCCGCCTGGCCCTCGAAAAATTCATCGCGACCAACCCGCCGGCCGCCATCCGCACTTTTCTCGAGCAATCGTGGAGCCGCCTGCTGCAGACAATCTGGCTCGAAGAGGGCGAACAGGGCGCCGCCTGGCAGGAAGGACTTGCCGTCATCGATGACCTGCTGTGGACCATCCAGCCCAAGGCTGATCCCGATGAGCGCAAGACCCTGGCCCGCCGCCTGCCCGAGATCCTCAAACGCCTGCGCGCCGGAATGGCTCGCATCGGCTTGTCGGCCGAAGCGGAGTCCGCCTTCCTCGACGAATGTTTCGAACTGCAGACCAGGGCGCTACGTGCCGTGCCGGCCGCAGCCTCTCCCGAGGCTGCAGCGGCTGAGCTTTTCCCGAGCGGCGTTTCGGCTCCGGCCGGTATGCCGGTCAGCGGAAAGTTGGAGGTGGACCAGCGGGTTCTCGCCACGCTCGATTTTGCCGACTATCGTCCGGCGCCTTCCCGTGCGCTGCCCGTCAAGGTTGGCGACTGGCTCGAAATCCCGCTGGCCGATGGCAGCCAGGGCATCGGCCGACTTTGCCACATCAGCCCGAGCAAACGTCGGGTATTGTTCCTGAACCCGGAATCCGGGCTGGCGCTGGCGGTTCATCCGGCCATTCTCGAGCGCCAGTTGCGCGATGGCGAGGCCCGCATCAGCCCGCTCAGCACCTTGTTCGAAACGGCAGCCGGCGTCGCCCTGCAACAATCAGCGGGGCGCTAA